The genomic interval CTTGTACTTAAAAGGTACCCTGACTTTCCACACTTCATCTCGTCCTGTGGTGATTGCTGTCCCCTCCTCCATCTTTTGGGACTGCCCTGGAGGTCTGCTCTTGCTTCTTTCATGCCAGAGGAATCTTCACTCCAAAGCCTTTGCAAGGGTATTTGTCTTGCCTGGAATCCAAATGAGTATTGCCCTTGCAAATTCCTCCTCAAATGGGTTTTCTTTGGTTAGGAAATTATAATCACTCTGTTTGAACCGCTGCACTACCCACTTCATCCCACAGGGAGTCTATTTCCTCCATCCTGGACTACTTTATTTTTCCATAGCAACAAGCATTTTCAAAACGCCGTGCAACTTGAgcaaatataatgtattttattcattatctATATTCTAGTTGTTCAAATTCTCCAAGTGCAGGGATCTCTGTGTGTTGTTAGTGATGTAAAGTATCCCAGCTACCTAGGCACTTATCaagtaccatatatatatatatatatatatatatatatatatatatatatatatatatatatatatataatttcgtGAAAGAATGAATTAGCACAGAAGAATGTGAGGAAGAACAATGTTTAATCAGTCCTCTTTTTCAAATAAACGAAAGATTAGAGAATATAAAGAAGTTATGAAAGATCACATTTCTTACAGTCTTGGTTCCAGTCCAGACTTCTCTCCCTAGAGCTAAGACTCAGCCACACTGTGTCTATTAGTTTGttaacttggcacaagctagagttgtcTGGGAAGAACAACCTCAGAGACAATTCCTCCATCACATTGCCTGTGAGCAAGTCTGTAGGGccttttcttaatgattgatgtaggtgAGCCCTCAGCCCACCACCTACAGTGGGCCAGTGCCCCTCCTGGGCAGGGGGTATACGAAaacaggctgagtgagccatgagaagcaaggcaGTGAGCCATGTCCCTGCATGGCAtccccttcagttcctgcctccaggttcctgccctggcttatCTCAGTGATGAACTATAATCTAAGGggtgaaatgaaccctttcctttccaggttgcttttggtcgtggtgtgtTCTcatagccatagaaaccctaagacgtACACCAATAATGTTTGCCTgtagggaaggtgggagggaacGCTGGCGTGGTGGTGCGGAAGAAAGAGCAAACTCAAAATGCCAAGCTAAGCAGTTTGGATACTTCCCACCGCGAGAGCTCCACGCTGAATGGTGATGTAATTAGACATGTATCTTCGAAAGAAAATTCAAACAGCTGCCAACTCGAGCAGCGAAAAACCGGCAAATTGTCAGTAGAGAAAAGCACCACACGTAATGAGGCTTAATGCCGCTCTAAGATTCCCACGACTAAAAACGGCTCATTTCCTTCCCATTCATCCATAGGTGGTTCATTCACCCGAGTCGCCTCTTAGAAGAAGTCTGACACAGTATGCATCGTTGTGAAAGCACACTTTATTCATCTGCATTAGACAGTGAGGAACTATCAGCAAGTGAGTGATCTGCCATTGGGGTGCAGTCACAGTTTTCAGCAGTATTCAGAAGCACCAGGTGTGAGGCACCCTTTTCCTCGAGGGACGGGCTGGACTACCTGACGCGTCGTCGCAGTGCTGACCGGCTATTGAGGCGTTGGCTCAGGGTGTAGATGCGCTCTCCGGCCAGCAGCGCCTCACGGCATCACTGTAGTGAGTGTTCCTCATTGTCAAGTAAAAATCAGTTACCACCCACAGTCTGACTTCAGTCAATTGGTTGACTGGCCCCTGAGATACAATCTTTGAATCACACAGTCTTGGTTAATtaagtcagaaagagaaaaacGGTCAAGTCACATAGTTGAGGATACAGAAATTATaaataacatatatattaatagaaattcaTTTTCATCACATAAAAGTTGCTATTATAAATACTTCTTTGGTTGATGAGTCTAAAAATATACTTTTCATATAAATAAttgttaaatattaataaatagatttagatttaaaattcaaatagttTTGCTGGCAGCGTTATTCTTATTTGGACGAGCTCCACCCCCGAAACAGCACCGGCTCCTTTTTCGCTTCCTGAGGCTATTTTTTGGCGACAGGCGGTACATCACTCCGAGGAGTTCATTGACAGCTTTGCGCTGGACCTGCGGGTCATCTACCTGTTGGGGGTACAAAATGAAATTAAGTCCAAGCATGCAAGCCGCTGGAATAGTCTTCTTTTAATATCATGATCAGTGAAAATGGAAATATTCCTATTAAGAAAGTAATTCTATACAGCAAGACATTCTCTTCATTTGTTGTAGTGTCTTTGTTATGGTCACTTTGTCAGCAGTTTAGACTATAAGGATCGTTCAATGTCCACGTTGTACAAGAAGGAATGGGATGGGTGACACCACATATCTAACTTTAATTTAACTGCTACAGAAACTCAAAATGGAATACTAAAAAGGTTCCTGGGTGgaatgggagctgggggtgggaatGAGTTTGCAGTAACCCTAGCCTTGAACTAGACACTTAAtctcctagaacttgctttcttGTGAAGAGCCTCCTGAGTGATCTCTTCATCTACAAAGTCTGCCACTCTATGCTTTGATTAGTCCTTTCTAGTCATACAAAAAAAATTCCTGTGGGCCAAGGCTCCCCTTGGTATAGCAGAATGCTTTGATGATCTACCAAGGAGCCCAGAGATCCAGGTACAGGAAGGAGAAGGCCCATGCCTTTGGGAGATAAATTCCTTCAAGAGATACTGATACCAGCCAAAGTTTGAGAGCTACCAACACAAGCTGAGTACTAAGGGAAAAGATAAACTCAAgtccaaaataaatgaaaaatgtcattttaaatttcTCCCATATCAGATCAATGTCATCATGGCTAGAATggaattaaaaatgaatcatGTTCATATTAGTAATAATCAATTTGCTGACAACACCTGAAATTTGGAGGTACAACAATATTTCCTATCCTCTGCCTTCTATTCCATTAGTCTAAACAACTTCTCCATTCAAAGCAGGAAGGCCACTTGGGCAACTTAATGCTTAATAAAATGAAGATCATTTACTGTTACCTGGCTTGTTTTGTCTAATGCTAGAAATACTCTGACTTCCTTGCTACATATCCAAGAAGGATTCAGAGGCTTATAGGACATAAGGCTATTTactaaagagtgtgtgtgtgtgtgtgtgtgtgtgtgtgtgtgtgtgtgtgtgtgttcttaaaaCATGTTGACAATGCAACAAAACAGGCCAAGAGGTAAAAGCTTGCTCAAGATCACCCATAGGAAGCACAACCCCAGAACTCCCAGAAAGACGGAACCAAGGCCTTAGGAGTAGCAAGTCTCTACCAGCTGTGTGTTGGGAAGACAAATTTATTTCCCAGCTTTCAAAACATTGCTAAGCATCCCAGAGACTTAGCCAGACCTGAACAGTAAGCCCAAAGTGGAAGTGAGTTAGGAACAAGTACTTTATCCATCTCTAGCTGATGGACTAGGATCTTCTACCATCTTCCAGCCCCTGCTACAGAGCATGAGACAGGTTAGAGGTGGGCTCAGGTAGACTGAAAGTTGAGTACAAATAATAAGGCCACAAAACACAGAAGAAGACACCTGTCCCTCTCTTTCATTTGAGCCCATTTACCATCAAAGCCTAAGAGTTCAGAATGTCTTTGCATTAtagataaaatttagaaaaatgagaTTTGTCTTTATGTCTTCCAGTTATCTTTCAGATTCTGGAAGCTGTGATTTAAAGGCTTAGGATGGATTCATGATATAAAGCATGGAAGAACTGGAATACCCCCATATTGGAAAGTTAATTGAACGGGCCTTTCATAAGCTACACAAAGCAATCCTTCCCAGGATGTCTACCGTTACTTCTCCTCAAAGTAAGTTGGACTGCATAGCATGAGAGGCTAACCAGAGACTAGGGTATCACATCGAGGTGTCTCCTCCGAGACTCTGCTCCTTCTCTGTTCTCACTCTCATTTTCTATCTATAACACTGTgcaggtttggtttggtttggtttttggcaAGAGAGATTAAACTTATGTAGTGATCCCAGCTGGTTCCTATCGAGATGAGGCAATGACAGCCCCGCCAGGCATGTGAGTCATCTGAAGTCACAGTTCCTTGTGGCCTGGCTGGGAGGAGGAGCACACGAAGTCTTCTCACTCCCTCCCACTGCTCTTTCCACTAACACACAACCTCCCATCCTAAGCGAGAGTTTCCATCAcacacccggggggggggggggaccacaaGAGCCCTGCTCGCTACTCCCCTTGGCTGCTTCCTCCTCAGCATTTACCCATCGTGTGGGCAACGGTTTGAATGTCTGTGTTTTTCCAAAGCGGACAAAGTCCCTCCCAGCATGCCCATGATGAGGAAACATCTCAGACAAGGGCTTGTCTCCCAGCTTCATCAACTGTGCAGTAACCAATTTCTACCATCAGATAATTCAAcacagtgcaaaaatacattcagACGATATTTTGCAAAGTTGCCTCACCGGAATCTTCATGACCTTCATGAAGTCGTCCCGTTTCTCCTCACTGCTGTTGAAGAAGTGAACTAACAGGTCTTGCTCAATGGTGCCTATGCTCTCCTGGATGGCCTGGTTGTCCTTCAAGGCATCGAAGAGTTTGAAGTAGAAGGAGATAATCTGGCTCTCAATGATTTTTATATCACCGTCCTTGGGAAACAATAGCACAAAGAGTGGATGATGGGAACTGGTCCATTAGaaacagggggtggggggaggaaataGGCAAAAAGGACCATTTAGCTTACCTTTTGCCAGTTCCTCAAGATATCAGAGAAGAGTTCCCCTCCATCCCCGACATCTGAGCTACTTGAGTtctgtggaaaaagaaaaggtgaatTTGTAATTAGTTCACCAACCACCCTAAAAATATCTATGGAGTTCATCGAACTCAGGGCTGACAATAGTCAATGATTTTCTTCTCAACCCTTCCATTTGCTTCTAACAAGCATCACCAAAAGATTCCACGTTCGATTTAGTCAAAGACTATTACATTCTTTTGGCTTTAGTACTTACTAGCCTAATCTTGAATTGCAAGGCCACGAATGAACTCAAAAAAGCTGATGAGATTTCAAGGACCCCAAGTAGCTGCAGTGAGCTAAAGAAAGTTGCTCTCAAtttaagagagggagaaagaaaaaaagccatccAATCAATCCCATTGTACACACTGCCCCCTTATGGTACAGGCTTCTGTTACAACTGTCTGCAAGCTTAGGTCTTAATggctgctttaaaagatagctcCAGACACATGTGTGAGACAGCTGGGTTTGCATTGTGAGGATAAAATTGCCTGTGCATGCTTGAACATTAGTATAATAGCTATGTATATAATAGTATACGTTCAggagaaattataaaattttaagaataaaaaaaagtattttcattaaCCTTAGTTAATTCGAAAGgaaattcacaaaagaaaataaatataaaactctAAGAAACATAactcctctcagtcctcagtaAGTGGCTAGCTTCAGCGATAATTCACTTGTAGTAGAATTTCAaaatctctcattagaaaaaacaTATGCAGGGGGAAGTTCGTAAGCAGAAACTTAAAGAACtttgccttctgtttcttttaagtGCTAAGTTGTTTCCCTGGGTGTTTTTTAATGGCAATATTCATCTCTCACTATCACTTTCATAGTAGTCTGAAGAATGAGAAATGAATAGCCAACCATGAGGGTAAGAATGCTTCTTATCATGactaaacaatataaaaaaaaatcacaaaatgataACGTATGTTTGTACCTTATACTCATACTATGCCCAACTTTGGGGAGATTTGTAAGTGCCCTGTCAGTCTCTATACCAAACTGAACAGAGAGTTAAATCAGTATCAAGATTATTAGGTCAATAAACACCTCGCTAGCGAAGAGCAACATAGCACCCCATCTTCTCAAAATGACTGTGGACCAGACGGCAGTCTAGTGTTGAAAGCGGCAAGTCAATGTCAGTCATTTTCAACTACAAGCGTTATTAAAAGGTCATACTCACAAAATGTTtcttcagattttctatttcttcaatgAGTGTGCCCTGGCAGTAACAGCCAGAAATAGCCTGCGTGAGGCAGAGCAACAAAGCCAAGATGCAGCACGTCGCGTTCATTGTCTCAGAGCTAGGCCAACGCCGTCGGAGTCCGGAGCACCTGGATTAAGCCAATGGGTCCAAAGGACTCGGTGATGTGTCTTCTCTAGTAGCCGATCGGCCAATGGAAGCTATACCCTGTTGCCTCCTTTTCTGCCAGTATTTATACCTCATCGAAGCCTCCTGGGGATTACGTATTTTCACAcgttttttaaaatgagatggtGACAGATAGGTGGGGAGCAAACTTACTTTGCATTGTAACTCTGGTTTTGTGGCATGGCaaggttgtagctagagtttccttTCGACTCCTTGGGCTCTCTGACGATGAGCCAGGACCCACTGTGCCCACCTGTGCCATTCTTGTGGGATCCTCTGAAAGCGCTTTTACTTCTCACACCCTCTGGGGCTGGAAATTGCTGTTACattctccccctctgcctttgtAAAGTGAATTCCTCATCTACAGAGCAGAGCATATTGAGTATTTGCTTGTGGTTGGGGACAGCTGAAGAAGGAAACTCTTGGGCTTCTCCAACCCCTGCAAAGGGGAAGCCTTTCTAAAAATTTTCTTGCAAATGACCAGAAAGCAAGGAAGgtgtatagttttaaaaaaaaaaaaaaaccaatgtggCTAGGAAGCCCTTCATCAGCGGTGATCAGTAAAATACCTACCACAAGTTCAAGATCACTCAAGGTCAAACTTCCCCAAAGGAATAAAATGTAGGcaacacagataaaatataattgtttAGCTTCTccattaataaaagtaaaaatgcaagaataatttcttaaatattgTATTTCAACCAACATATCTAAGCTAACATTTCAGTGTGCATCAAGGGACATGATGAATGGGTCTCTATTCCTCTGCCACTAAATCTTTAAAACCTGGTGTACATCTTATATGCACAGCAGAAATCACTTTGGGGCTAGCCATATTTCTAATGCCCATGCCCACATATGGCTGTGGCTATCCCATTGAATAGTCCAACACTAAACACACACTTGTCCTAAATAACCATTAATAACTGAGAAATGCCCCCCtcaagttcaaacaagaaaattcctctttcttctttgataATCTAGCTATGAGAGTCAACCCTTCAGGATGCAAAGGAGgccctctgatcttcctgccttccctgTGTATGTTAGCCTATAGTGGTTGTGGATGCAGACCCCAATCCTTCATATTCTAGCTGTAGGATCTTGAGTGAACATCTTTATgatctgtgactcagtttcttcctctgtgcagtgagCTTAATGCTGGTATTTCCTTTCGGACTTCAGCCAAAAAGTTCAGTCAAATGATCCATGGAGAGTGGTGAGAATTCACAATAATCACTCAATAAAAGTTATCTAGTATTGTTTGGAAATTCTGAATGGGTACCCAGCCCTTTAATAACACTCTGCATCTTGTTCATGTGGTGCCTTTGACCTTGTGTTTCCTTTCCCCTCATCTGTGCATCTCAGAATGGTACCCAATTACCTTGACCCAGATGAAAAATCATC from Peromyscus maniculatus bairdii isolate BWxNUB_F1_BW_parent chromosome 18, HU_Pman_BW_mat_3.1, whole genome shotgun sequence carries:
- the Ifng gene encoding interferon gamma, whose amino-acid sequence is MNATCCILALLLCLTQAISGCYCQGTLIEEIENLKKHFNSSSSDVGDGGELFSDILRNWQKDGDIKIIESQIISFYFKLFDALKDNQAIQESIGTIEQDLLVHFFNSSEEKRDDFMKVMKIPVDDPQVQRKAVNELLGVMYRLSPKNSLRKRKRSRCCFGGGARPNKNNAASKTI